TTCAGGACACTTGAGGCATCTCTCAAGAAGACCGGAGCCATCGTTATCGTTGAAGAGGACCACAAAACGGGAAGCTATGGGGCGCAGATCGTCAGCTGGGCGGCTGAGGAGATGTTTTACAGTCTCGATGCGGCCCCGTTGAGGATCGCGGCAGAGGATGTGCCCGTTCCCTACAATCGCACTCTTGAACTTGCCTCCATCCCGACACCCGGAACGATCACGGAGCGGATCGTTGAGTGGGGAGAGAAGAACGGACTGTAGCGGATCTTTTAGATAACATTGATCCAAAAGAGGTTGGCAATGGCAACGATGAGTACGATACCGATGATATTGAAAACAATACCGTAGGCAGCCATCGTTTTGATCCTGACGACACCTGAACTCATGGCAATGGCATTGGGCGGTGTGGCGATAGGCAGCATAAAGGCATAGGAGGCACAGATGGTGGCGACAAGCATAATGAGTGTCTCGCTTACGGCGGTCTGTTCGGCTACTTTATAGAGTATGGGCAGCATGATGGAGATGAGTGCCGTGTTGCTGGTTATCTCCGTAGTGAAAGTGATCATTGTGGCAATGATGAGTATGAAAAGCAGCAGCGGCATTTGCGAGAAATTGATCAGGTAGGTGGCGATGACCGTGGCCATGTCCGTTTCAGTAAATGCCCTGGCAATGGCAAAACCGGCACCGAAAAGGAACATGATGCGGTAGGGGATATTGTCCTTGTCCTCCATCCAGTTGAGTATGGAGAATGGCGGCATGAAAAGAAGCAGGCCGGCAGAAAGCAGAATACCCGGTTCGCTCAGTCCCAGTCCGTTGTAGTAAGGCTTGATGGGTGCATTCACCAGCAGCATCACGATCAGGCCGGAGATGACATAGAGTACCTTTTTCTGGTTACCGGTAAGCGGGTCTTTTCTCAGATCGGTCTCGATATGCATGTCCTTGAGCCCCAGACTGAGAATAAAGCCCACAGCGATGAACATCAGCAGTACAAGGGGAGAGACGATATAAACCCATTTGGCAAAAGGGATCGCCTGCATCCCCATCTCTTCCATGATCCCCATAAGTATCAGGTTGGGCGGTGTACCGATAGGGGTCAATATGCCGCCTATGCTCGCACCGTAGGCGATACCCAGAGCCAGCCTCATCTTCAGTTTGACATCTTCTGTGAGGAAAAGTGCGATAGGTAGAAGCAGAAGGGTAGTCGTGGTATTCGACAGTACGGAACTCAGCAGGCCCGAAGTGATGATCAGTGCAAAAATGATACCCCTTACCGAGCTTGGGAACAGAGAGAGCATCCGATTGGCGATGATCTTGTGCAGTCCGGTCTTCTCTACGGCGATGGCGATCAGAAAGCCGCCCAGAAAAAGGTAGATGATGGGGTTTGCATAGTTGATGGTGGTCTCTTTGGTCGTCAGTATGCCCGCTGCAGGGAAGAGTACGATGGGTAGAAGTGAGACCACGGCAAGCGGCAGCCCTTCATTGGTCCAGAGTGTGACCATGAAAACGATGATGGAGACCATGCTTGACTGTTCAAAGGTGAAGAAGGGGAACATACCGGCAAATGAGAGTGCGGCAAGCAGAAGTGCAACTGTGATCTTTTTCGTCTGTTCGGCCATTGTCATGATGCTATTCCTCCCCACCTTTTCCGGATTATTTTGTCACTCTTGGCGCAAAATAAACATTGAAATTATATATAATTATAGTAGAATAAAATAAGAATTTTCAAGACAAGGAAAAATATGTCGCACCATCCTTCAAAAACCATACAGAAGCACTGGCTGCAGTTCTCTGTTCTGCTATTCGGGCTGCTTCTGTGGTTCATGCCTACCCCTTCGGGTCTGGAGACACAGGCCTGGCACCTTTTCGTCATTTTCATCGCTGCGATCTATGCAGTGATCATCAATGCCATGCCGATCTTCACCTCTTCCATCATCGCTTTGGCAGTGGTGGTCCTGACCGGTACTTTGACGACGAAGCAGGCCTACAGCGGTTTTTCCGAAGACTTCATCCTGCTGATCATCGTGGCATTTCTCATTGCCAGAGGGGTGATCAAGTCGGGTCTTGGAAAGCGTATCGCTTTTCTGATCATCAGGAAGTTCGGGACCTCAAGTCTTAAACTGGGTTATTCCATTGTGGCGGCAGATATGTTCATCTCGCCTGCATTTCCGAGCAATACGGCAAGGTCGGGTGTGCTTTTTCCCATTGTGAATGCTTTGGCTGCGGACAGCGGTTCGAAGGTCTCTGACGGTTCGCGAAAGAAGATCGGTTCCTTCCTGATGATGACCTCCATGGCGGGCCTGACACTCTCTTCGACACTCTGGCTTACCGCGATGGCGGCGAACCCTGCCGGAGCGAAGATGGCAAAAGAGGTAGGCATAGACATTTCCTACGGCTCGTGGGCCCTGGCGGCTTCCGTACCGGTACTGGTGCTCTATTTCCTCGTCCCCTGGGTGATCTTCAAGATCTATCCGCCTGAACTCAAAGAGACCCCCGAAGCACCGCAGATCGCCAAAGAGGCACTGGAGAAGATGGGTCCGGTACACAAAAATGAGTGGATCATGGGGGCAACGTTCATCGGTATGGTGATACTCTGGGTGATGTCCAGCAGCTGGGGTATGGACAAAACAGCCGTTGCGTTCATGGGGTTGGGTATTCTGATGCTGACCAATATCTTCACCCTCGATGATCTGAGAGGCGAGGGGAATGCCCTGGGAACACTGGTATGGTTCGCTATTTTGTATGCGATGAGTAAATACCTCAATGAACTCGGTTTCATGGGATGGGTCGGTGACCATAT
The sequence above is drawn from the Sulfurovum riftiae genome and encodes:
- a CDS encoding DASS family sodium-coupled anion symporter, which codes for MSHHPSKTIQKHWLQFSVLLFGLLLWFMPTPSGLETQAWHLFVIFIAAIYAVIINAMPIFTSSIIALAVVVLTGTLTTKQAYSGFSEDFILLIIVAFLIARGVIKSGLGKRIAFLIIRKFGTSSLKLGYSIVAADMFISPAFPSNTARSGVLFPIVNALAADSGSKVSDGSRKKIGSFLMMTSMAGLTLSSTLWLTAMAANPAGAKMAKEVGIDISYGSWALAASVPVLVLYFLVPWVIFKIYPPELKETPEAPQIAKEALEKMGPVHKNEWIMGATFIGMVILWVMSSSWGMDKTAVAFMGLGILMLTNIFTLDDLRGEGNALGTLVWFAILYAMSKYLNELGFMGWVGDHISTAVAGFSWPVVYASLIVGYVLIHYFFVSQTAQMLALFSVFLGVAIKAGVPPELMAYMLLFATNFNAIITPQGSSANVIYTGSGYIEAGEVYKVGGIVTAVNTLVFLTIGTAWIMLIV
- a CDS encoding SLC13 family permease, producing MAEQTKKITVALLLAALSFAGMFPFFTFEQSSMVSIIVFMVTLWTNEGLPLAVVSLLPIVLFPAAGILTTKETTINYANPIIYLFLGGFLIAIAVEKTGLHKIIANRMLSLFPSSVRGIIFALIITSGLLSSVLSNTTTTLLLLPIALFLTEDVKLKMRLALGIAYGASIGGILTPIGTPPNLILMGIMEEMGMQAIPFAKWVYIVSPLVLLMFIAVGFILSLGLKDMHIETDLRKDPLTGNQKKVLYVISGLIVMLLVNAPIKPYYNGLGLSEPGILLSAGLLLFMPPFSILNWMEDKDNIPYRIMFLFGAGFAIARAFTETDMATVIATYLINFSQMPLLLFILIIATMITFTTEITSNTALISIMLPILYKVAEQTAVSETLIMLVATICASYAFMLPIATPPNAIAMSSGVVRIKTMAAYGIVFNIIGIVLIVAIANLFWINVI